The genomic stretch CGGCGGGCGGACGCCCGGGGCCTGGTTTCGGTTTGGGGAGCAGGGGCTCAATCACAGCCCATTGTTCGTCTGTCAGCTCATGTCTCGTACTCATACTTCCATTTTACATTGGCAGATCATGTTTTTGAAATAGCTTGTAATCATAATCTCATTCTTCCCACCTTTCCGTTATACTTAATAGTATAATCAAAATTACCGATATCCGATCCCACTCCGAGGAAAGGGTGAGGAGATTGGCATGGAAGAGTAACTTCTCTTTCCTTGCGGATCGATGGCCCCTTTTGGCCAATTTGGGAGAAGCCGCTGAACGAAATCTGCACCATGATGCCAATACCACTTTGTTTAAACTTCGGCTGTTTGCAGAAAAAACGGCCGAATACATACTCGCCTTCGAAAAATTACCGGAACCCGAAGACGGAACGCAATTTGCCCGTTTGCAATTGATGAAACGGCATGATATCTTATCCGATGAACTATTGTCGATATTTCACGCCCTCCGAAAAAAAGGAAACAAAGCAACCCACGAAGGCTACGACTCCAAAAAGGATGCTGCCACGCTTCTATCCTTGGCCTATCGGTTGGGCGTATGGTTTATGCAAACCTACGGTGATTGGGACTTTAAACCTGCACCTTTCGTACAACCTCCTTCTTTCGACGCAAAAACGGTTGAAAAAATCAAGAAGGAACTGGAAAAAGCCTATCAATCCCAACTGAATCAACTTCAAGATGAATTGGAGCGGCTGCGAAAGCAAACCGAATCCCAGAAAGAATTGCATATGCGCCGGGCTCGGTCCATGAAAGCAGCGGCCCAGATGGAACTAACTGAAGAAGAAACCCGCAAATTGATTGATCAACAACTGGAACGGGCCGGCTGGGAGGCGGACAGCCAAAGACTCCGCTTTTCACTGGGCGCCCGTCCCGAAAAAGGGAGAAATCTTGCAATCGCTGAATGGCCGGTTAAAGGCGGTGTTGCCGACTACGCTCTCTTTGTCGGCCTTCAATTGGTCGCCTTGGTGGAAGCAAAACGTCAAGGCAAAGACGTGGTTTCCCATGTCAGGCAAGCGGCGAAATATGCTGAAAACCTGGTAAAAAAAGCAGATGAAGAATGGGTCGGCCAATGGGGAAAATACCGGGTGCCTTTTGTCTTTGCCACCAACGGCCGTCCCTATATCCAACAATGGAAAGAAAAATCGGGGATCTGGTTTCACGATCTTCGCCAACCCACCAATCATCCGAAACCTCTCCGGTTTTGGTTCAGCCCGCAGGATTTGATTGACAAATTGAAGACAGAGGAAAAAGCGGCGGAGGAAAAGTTGCGCGCAGAGCCAATGGATTACCTCGATCTCCGGGATTACCAGAAAAGGGCGATTCGGGCCGTCGAGGAAGGATTGGCAAAGGGAAAAGACCGCCTGCTTGTATCGATGGCCACAGGGACCGGAAAAACCCGAACCGCAATCGGTCTTATTTACCGCCTGATCAAAACAGGGCGATTCAGACGCATTCTGTTCCTGGTAGACCGTCGGGCTTTGGGCGAACAGGCGGAACACGCCTTCAAGGAAACGCGGCTGGAGGGGATTCATACCTTTACGGAAATCTATGAACTCCTCGGATTGGATGAAAAACACCCCACTCCGCACACAAAAGTGCATATCGCCACAGTTCAGAGCATGATCAAGCGCATCTTTTTTGGCGAAGAAAAGGATCCCATTCCTACCGCCGGCCAGTATGATTGCATCATTGTCGATGAAGCCCATCGGGGCTACACACTGGACCGGGAAATGAGCGAAACGGAATACCAGTTCCGGGATCAACGGGATTACATCAGCAAATATCGGGCCGTGCTCGAGCATTTTGATGCGGTGAAAATCGGGCTAACCGCCACACCGGCACTACACACCACGGAAATCTTCGGCAAACCGATTTTCAATTACTCCTACCGGGAAGCCGTCATCGACGGACATCTTGTGGACCACGAACTTCCCATTCAATTCCATACGCGTCTCAAAGAAGAAGGAATTCGTTGGAACAAAGGTGATAAAGTCCAAATTTATGAGCCGAAAACCGGCAAAATCGAAATCGCCGAGATGGAAGATGAAGTCCACCTTGAAGTGGACCAGTTCAACCGGAAAGTGGTCACGGAATCCTTCAATCGAGTGATCCTGGGAGAACTGGCCAACCACATCGACCCCATGGGTGAAGAAAAAACT from Planifilum fimeticola encodes the following:
- the hsdR gene encoding type I restriction-modification system endonuclease, which codes for MRRLAWKSNFSFLADRWPLLANLGEAAERNLHHDANTTLFKLRLFAEKTAEYILAFEKLPEPEDGTQFARLQLMKRHDILSDELLSIFHALRKKGNKATHEGYDSKKDAATLLSLAYRLGVWFMQTYGDWDFKPAPFVQPPSFDAKTVEKIKKELEKAYQSQLNQLQDELERLRKQTESQKELHMRRARSMKAAAQMELTEEETRKLIDQQLERAGWEADSQRLRFSLGARPEKGRNLAIAEWPVKGGVADYALFVGLQLVALVEAKRQGKDVVSHVRQAAKYAENLVKKADEEWVGQWGKYRVPFVFATNGRPYIQQWKEKSGIWFHDLRQPTNHPKPLRFWFSPQDLIDKLKTEEKAAEEKLRAEPMDYLDLRDYQKRAIRAVEEGLAKGKDRLLVSMATGTGKTRTAIGLIYRLIKTGRFRRILFLVDRRALGEQAEHAFKETRLEGIHTFTEIYELLGLDEKHPTPHTKVHIATVQSMIKRIFFGEEKDPIPTAGQYDCIIVDEAHRGYTLDREMSETEYQFRDQRDYISKYRAVLEHFDAVKIGLTATPALHTTEIFGKPIFNYSYREAVIDGHLVDHELPIQFHTRLKEEGIRWNKGDKVQIYEPKTGKIEIAEMEDEVHLEVDQFNRKVVTESFNRVILGELANHIDPMGEEKTLIFAVSDDHADMVVNILKEELEKVHGPIDDQAVMKITGSIHDPLGAIRLYKNERYPNIAVTVDLLTTGIDVPRICNLVFLRRVRSRILYEQMLGRATHPCPEIGKTHFRIFDAVSLYEALEPVSTMKPVIANPNISFTQLARELLSLEGKEEQQRALEQILGKLQRKRRRMNQEEMEQFRMLSGGKTVTEYIHWLRQTPSADLKKELAGQQSLFLFLDENHYQPSRKWISEHPDEFLGYTRGYGKAKKPEDYLEEFGRFIRENMNRIAALRIVCERPSELTRQALKELKFELDRRGFTESGLRSAWREMTNQDIAADIIAFIRQQALGDALISREERVKRAMERIYRMKNWTPVQRKWLEKIERHLLQEAVLDPDARKAFEVQPFKRDGGYRRLNHIFEGQIQDVLNRINHWLYTNEKEKEQA